DNA from Thermococcus sp.:
AAGGAATGCCTTCGTTGGGATGAAGAACTCACCCAGAGCCAAAAACGCAACGAATGCCCCTATCAAAGTTGAGGTGGAAGAATCACCGGTTCTCATGGCGCCGGCCGGTCATTCATACGGGATCAAAAGGACAGACCCCAGTGATGGCAGCCGCCCCTGCGGTGCCCCATGTGGTGCCCGTGATGGGAGTGGCTCCCCATGCCCCCGATGTATTTCTCCGGGTTTGCCTCGAACTCGGCCTTGCATCCAGGAGAGCAGAAGTAGTAGACCTTCCCGCCGTACTCGGCCTTAAGTCCGGTGTCC
Protein-coding regions in this window:
- a CDS encoding YHS domain-containing protein is translated as MSEDTGLKAEYGGKVYYFCSPGCKAEFEANPEKYIGGMGSHSHHGHHMGHRRGGCHHWGLSF